A section of the Pseudomonas prosekii genome encodes:
- a CDS encoding ATP-binding protein — MIRSLRVRLMLAATLLAVLFMLALLPAMQGAFSLALQDSIEQRLASDVTTLISAARVEDNRLQMPAQLPDERYNLTDSRLLGYIYDREGRLVWRSKGTREENINYKPRYDGRGNEFARIKETDGQEFFVYDVEVKLLGGKSAAFSIVALQPVREYEITLEGLRENLYLGFGAALLVLLALLWIGLTWGLKALRRLSQELDEIESGDRESLTEQHPRELLRLTGSLNRLLHSEREQRSRYRDSLDDLAHSLKTPLTVLQGVSEDMAQRPEDRDQAWVLQSQIERMSQQIGYQLQRASLRKSGLVRHQVRLRPVLQSLCDTLDKVYRDKRVRVAFDLPEHCYVPIEQGALLEMLGNLLENAYRLCLSEVRVSVRDTQGGIELCVEDDGPGVPPDQRARILQRGERLDRQHPGQGIGLAVVKDIIESYSAKLTLGDSTLGGAAFRIHFPAL, encoded by the coding sequence TTGATTCGCTCGCTTCGCGTTCGCCTGATGCTCGCCGCCACGCTGTTGGCGGTGTTGTTCATGCTCGCGTTGCTGCCGGCGATGCAAGGCGCGTTCAGCCTCGCGTTGCAGGACTCGATCGAGCAACGCCTGGCCTCGGACGTGACCACGCTGATTTCCGCCGCGCGCGTCGAAGACAATCGCTTGCAAATGCCGGCGCAGTTGCCGGACGAGCGCTACAACCTCACCGACAGCCGATTGCTCGGCTACATCTATGACCGCGAAGGGCGGCTGGTCTGGCGCTCGAAAGGCACCCGCGAAGAGAACATCAACTACAAACCGCGTTACGACGGACGCGGTAACGAGTTCGCCAGAATCAAGGAAACCGACGGCCAGGAATTTTTCGTTTATGACGTCGAGGTCAAACTGCTCGGCGGCAAAAGCGCGGCGTTCAGCATCGTCGCGCTGCAACCGGTGCGCGAATACGAAATCACCCTCGAAGGCCTGCGCGAAAATCTTTACCTCGGTTTCGGCGCAGCGTTGCTGGTGTTGCTGGCGCTGCTATGGATTGGCCTGACCTGGGGTTTGAAAGCCCTGCGCCGCTTGAGTCAGGAACTCGATGAGATCGAAAGCGGCGACCGCGAAAGCCTCACCGAGCAACACCCGCGCGAACTGCTGCGGCTGACCGGCTCGCTGAACCGCTTGCTGCACAGCGAACGCGAGCAACGCAGCCGTTACCGCGATTCCCTCGACGACCTCGCGCACAGTTTGAAAACCCCGCTGACCGTGTTGCAAGGCGTCAGCGAAGACATGGCGCAGCGCCCCGAGGACCGCGATCAGGCGTGGGTGCTGCAATCGCAGATCGAGCGCATGAGCCAGCAGATCGGCTATCAATTGCAGCGCGCCAGCCTGCGCAAAAGCGGTCTGGTGCGCCATCAGGTGCGCCTGCGCCCGGTGCTGCAAAGCCTCTGCGACACGCTGGACAAGGTCTATCGCGACAAACGCGTGCGCGTGGCTTTCGATTTGCCGGAGCACTGTTACGTGCCGATCGAGCAGGGCGCGTTGCTGGAAATGCTCGGCAATCTGCTGGAAAACGCCTATCGGCTGTGTTTGAGCGAAGTGCGCGTCAGCGTCCGCGACACCCAGGGCGGCATTGAGCTGTGCGTCGAAGACGACGGGCCGGGCGTGCCGCCAGACCAGCGCGCGCGGATTCTGCAAAGGGGCGAACGGCTGGATCGCCAGCATCCGGGGCAGGGGATTGGTTTGGCGGTGGTCAAGGACATCATCGAAAGCTACAGCGCCAAATTGACCCTGGGTGACTCGACGCTGGGCGGCGCGGCGTTTCGGATTCATTTCCCGGCGCTTTGA
- a CDS encoding dienelactone hydrolase family protein, protein MRLFLALALLAASTLANAAIKTEEIPYQSSDGTQMIGYYAYDDAIKGPRPGVVVVHEFWGLNDYAKRRARDLAGLGYSALAIDMYGGGKNTEHPKDAMAFMQEALKDSAVASARFQAGLDLLKKQPQTDPQNLAAIGYCFGGAVVLNAARQGLPLKGVVSFHGALATKTPATAGSVKAKILVEHGAKDSMITPDNVAAFKSEMDKAGADYQFVSLADAKHGFSNPDADRLGHGEHGGPDIGYNKAADERSWADMQAFFKKIFG, encoded by the coding sequence ATGCGCCTGTTTCTCGCCCTCGCCCTACTGGCCGCCAGCACGCTGGCCAACGCTGCGATCAAGACTGAGGAAATCCCTTACCAGAGCAGCGACGGCACGCAGATGATTGGTTATTACGCCTACGACGACGCGATCAAAGGCCCGCGCCCCGGTGTGGTGGTGGTACATGAGTTCTGGGGCCTCAACGATTACGCCAAGCGCCGCGCCCGCGATCTTGCCGGTCTCGGTTACAGCGCGCTGGCCATCGACATGTACGGCGGCGGCAAGAACACCGAACATCCGAAGGACGCGATGGCGTTCATGCAAGAGGCACTGAAGGACAGCGCGGTGGCGAGCGCACGCTTTCAGGCCGGGCTCGATCTGCTGAAGAAACAACCGCAGACCGATCCGCAGAATCTCGCGGCAATCGGTTACTGCTTCGGCGGAGCGGTGGTGCTGAATGCGGCGCGTCAGGGCCTGCCGCTCAAAGGCGTGGTGAGTTTCCACGGCGCGCTGGCGACCAAGACGCCGGCGACCGCGGGCAGCGTGAAGGCGAAAATCCTCGTCGAGCATGGCGCGAAAGACAGCATGATTACTCCGGACAACGTCGCCGCGTTCAAGTCGGAAATGGACAAGGCTGGCGCCGATTATCAATTCGTCAGCCTTGCGGACGCCAAGCACGGGTTCAGCAACCCTGACGCCGACCGGCTCGGGCATGGCGAACATGGCGGGCCGGATATCGGCTACAACAAAGCGGCGGACGAGCGTTCGTGGGCGGACATGCAGGCGTTCTTCAAGAAAATCTTTGGCTGA
- a CDS encoding 4'-phosphopantetheinyl transferase family protein, producing MNSTPALPACCTPLDAHWPLPLRLAETVLLSTHFDPAQLAADDFQRSVIAPPASIQRSVAKRQAEFLAGRVCARAALQQLEGLDCVPAIGEDRAPVWPAHISGSITHSTGRAAAIVANKAHWRGLGMDLENLLNFERAERLAGEILTPPELQRMAAAGSEHLALLVTLTFSVKESLFKALYPIVQQRFYFEHAEVLEWSADGQVRLRLLTDLSSEWRNGAELDAQFAVKDGQLLSLVSIKA from the coding sequence ATGAATTCAACCCCTGCCCTGCCCGCCTGCTGCACCCCGCTCGATGCCCATTGGCCGCTGCCATTGCGGCTGGCGGAAACGGTGTTGCTCAGCACGCACTTCGACCCTGCGCAACTGGCCGCCGATGATTTCCAGCGCAGCGTCATCGCGCCGCCGGCGAGCATTCAGCGTTCGGTAGCCAAGCGCCAAGCCGAGTTTCTTGCCGGACGGGTTTGCGCGCGCGCCGCGTTGCAACAGCTTGAAGGCTTGGATTGTGTGCCGGCCATCGGCGAGGACCGCGCGCCGGTCTGGCCCGCACACATTTCTGGCTCGATCACCCACAGCACCGGCCGCGCCGCCGCGATTGTCGCGAACAAGGCGCACTGGCGCGGCTTGGGCATGGACCTGGAAAACCTGCTGAACTTCGAACGCGCCGAGCGCCTGGCCGGGGAAATCCTCACACCGCCGGAGCTGCAGCGCATGGCCGCTGCTGGCAGTGAGCATCTGGCGCTGCTGGTGACCCTGACCTTTTCGGTGAAGGAAAGCCTGTTCAAAGCGCTGTACCCGATCGTCCAGCAGCGCTTCTATTTTGAACACGCTGAAGTGCTGGAATGGTCGGCGGACGGTCAGGTGCGCTTGCGCTTGCTCACGGATTTGTCCAGTGAGTGGAGGAACGGGGCTGAGCTGGATGCGCAGTTCGCGGTGAAAGATGGGCAGTTGTTGAGTCTGGTCAGTATCAAGGCTTGA
- a CDS encoding ATP-binding protein, protein MNSIFLRIYGGMCAALILVAVLGVLALHLLNQVRSEQYRERLAHGTFSLMADNLQPMNPTERHRALLVWERLLGIPLALQTFAQTDLDLTQRTRVLRGQALVEQTGPHAAKVYRLVSDKEQLVLTGEVQQISEQLARATIYLLADELVRYPVAEQPQRLAQLKEDKGFGFDLRLVKVEQADMDEDQSRRVSEGDTVMALGKGGDSIRVFAGMVGTPWVLEIGPLFQMNPYPPEWLVLIAALGLSLIGLIVYLLVRQLERRLRGLEAAATRIAKGSLETRVPARGADSVGRLAAAFNGMAEHLQQLLAIQRELVRAVSHELRTPVARLRFGLEMIGSATTPQALEKYREGMDHDIEDLDKLVDEMLTYARLEQGSPALNFQRVDLDALVNQVIEELAPLRAEVTVQRGLCLSAADCDDAWVEAEPRYLHRALQNLVGNAMRHAQSRVTVSYQVGQLRCRVDVEDDGPGVPEAAWEKIFTPFLRLDDSRTRASGGHGLGLSIVRRIVHWHGGRALIGKSKSLGGACFSLSWPRNQEKR, encoded by the coding sequence GTGAACTCGATTTTCCTGCGCATCTACGGCGGCATGTGCGCAGCGCTGATCCTCGTGGCGGTGCTCGGCGTGCTGGCGCTGCACCTGCTTAATCAGGTGCGCAGCGAGCAATACCGCGAGCGCCTGGCCCACGGCACGTTCTCGCTGATGGCCGACAACCTGCAACCGATGAACCCGACCGAGCGCCACCGCGCGTTGCTGGTGTGGGAACGCTTGCTGGGCATTCCGCTGGCGCTGCAAACCTTCGCCCAGACCGACCTCGACCTGACCCAGCGCACCCGTGTGCTGCGCGGGCAGGCGCTGGTCGAACAGACCGGCCCGCACGCGGCGAAGGTCTACCGTCTGGTCAGCGACAAGGAGCAACTGGTGCTGACCGGCGAAGTGCAGCAGATCAGCGAGCAACTGGCCCGCGCGACGATTTATCTGTTGGCCGACGAACTGGTGCGCTACCCGGTCGCCGAGCAACCGCAGCGCCTGGCGCAATTGAAGGAAGACAAGGGTTTTGGTTTCGACCTGCGGCTGGTCAAAGTCGAACAGGCTGACATGGATGAAGACCAGAGCCGGCGTGTGTCCGAGGGCGACACGGTGATGGCGCTGGGCAAGGGCGGCGATTCGATCCGGGTGTTTGCCGGCATGGTCGGCACGCCGTGGGTGCTGGAGATCGGTCCGTTGTTTCAGATGAATCCGTATCCGCCGGAATGGCTGGTGTTGATTGCGGCGTTGGGCCTGAGCTTGATCGGGTTGATCGTTTATTTGCTGGTGCGGCAACTGGAGCGGCGTTTGCGTGGCCTCGAAGCTGCCGCCACGCGCATCGCCAAGGGCAGCCTGGAAACCCGCGTGCCGGCGCGCGGCGCGGATTCGGTCGGGCGGCTGGCGGCGGCGTTTAACGGCATGGCCGAGCATTTGCAGCAATTATTAGCGATTCAGCGCGAACTGGTGCGCGCGGTTTCCCACGAACTGCGCACGCCGGTCGCGCGCCTGCGTTTTGGCCTGGAGATGATCGGCTCGGCGACCACGCCGCAAGCGTTGGAGAAGTACCGCGAAGGCATGGACCACGACATCGAAGACCTCGACAAACTGGTCGACGAGATGCTGACGTACGCGCGCCTGGAGCAGGGTTCGCCAGCGCTGAATTTCCAGCGAGTCGATCTCGATGCGCTGGTCAATCAAGTCATCGAGGAACTGGCGCCGTTGCGCGCGGAGGTCACGGTGCAGCGCGGTTTGTGTTTGTCCGCCGCCGATTGCGACGACGCCTGGGTCGAAGCCGAACCGCGTTATCTGCACCGCGCGCTGCAAAATCTGGTCGGCAACGCCATGCGCCACGCGCAATCGCGGGTCACGGTGAGTTATCAGGTCGGGCAATTGCGCTGTCGGGTCGATGTCGAGGACGACGGGCCGGGCGTGCCGGAAGCCGCGTGGGAGAAAATCTTCACGCCGTTCCTGCGCCTCGACGATAGCCGCACTCGCGCATCCGGTGGGCATGGGCTGGGTTTGTCGATTGTGCGGCGCATCGTCCATTGGCATGGCGGCCGGGCGCTGATCGGTAAAAGCAAAAGCCTCGGCGGCGCGTGTTTCAGTTTGAGCTGGCCGAGGAATCAGGAGAAGCGTTGA
- a CDS encoding outer membrane beta-barrel protein translates to MTSLKKLLLAFTVLSASAAAHATDDTFAGLTLGQTSDKVKKSHALNDNLGHPNADGAIGKDTTWGVRLGKQNNQGRYYATYDNVSGSHNGIKLRQENLLGSYDLFYPVGGSTKLFGGATAGFTKLTQESPGFSRDSDIGYALGGQVGVLQQVSQNTSVELGYRYLRSNASTEMSERGGSKQGSLALNSSAQTYLSANYAF, encoded by the coding sequence ATGACTTCTTTGAAAAAACTGCTGTTGGCTTTCACCGTGTTGAGCGCCAGTGCTGCGGCGCACGCTACCGACGATACCTTCGCCGGCCTGACGCTGGGGCAAACCAGCGACAAGGTGAAAAAATCCCACGCCCTCAACGACAACCTCGGCCACCCGAACGCGGACGGTGCCATCGGCAAAGACACCACCTGGGGTGTGCGTCTGGGCAAGCAAAACAACCAAGGCCGCTACTACGCCACTTACGACAACGTGTCCGGCTCGCACAATGGCATTAAACTGCGCCAGGAAAACCTGCTCGGCAGCTACGATCTGTTTTACCCGGTGGGCGGCAGCACCAAATTGTTCGGCGGCGCCACGGCCGGTTTCACCAAGCTGACCCAGGAATCCCCAGGCTTCAGCCGCGACAGCGACATCGGTTACGCCCTCGGCGGCCAGGTCGGCGTGTTGCAGCAAGTTTCGCAGAACACCTCGGTCGAGCTGGGTTACCGTTACCTGCGCAGCAATGCCAGCACCGAAATGAGCGAGCGCGGTGGCAGCAAACAAGGCTCGCTGGCACTTAACAGCAGCGCCCAGACCTACCTGTCCGCCAACTACGCTTTTTAA
- a CDS encoding winged helix-turn-helix domain-containing protein: MEQEAWQVLIVEDDQRLAELTRDYLEANGLRVSIEGNGALAAARIIKEQPDLVILDLMLPGEDGLSICRKVRDKFDGPILMLTARTDDTDQILGLDLGADDYVCKPVRPRLLLARIQALLRRSEAPEVAPEKLRRLQFGPLIVDNALREAWLNDNGIELTSAEFDLLWLLVANAGRILSREEIFTALRGIGYDGQDRSIDVRISRIRPKIGDDPDHPRLIKTVRSKGYLFVPEACADLPL, translated from the coding sequence GTGGAGCAAGAAGCCTGGCAGGTATTGATTGTCGAAGACGACCAGCGACTGGCCGAGCTGACCCGCGATTACCTCGAAGCCAACGGCCTGCGCGTGTCAATCGAGGGCAACGGTGCGCTGGCGGCCGCGCGGATCATCAAGGAACAACCGGATCTGGTGATCCTCGACTTGATGTTGCCCGGTGAAGATGGCCTGAGCATTTGCCGCAAGGTCCGCGACAAGTTCGACGGGCCGATCCTGATGCTCACCGCGCGCACCGACGACACCGATCAGATTCTCGGCCTCGACCTCGGCGCCGACGATTACGTGTGCAAACCGGTGCGCCCGCGCTTGCTGCTGGCGCGCATCCAGGCCTTGTTGCGCCGCAGCGAAGCGCCGGAAGTCGCCCCGGAAAAACTCCGCCGCTTGCAGTTCGGGCCGCTGATCGTCGACAACGCGTTGCGAGAAGCCTGGCTCAACGACAACGGCATCGAACTGACCAGCGCCGAATTCGACCTGCTGTGGCTGCTGGTGGCCAACGCCGGGCGGATCCTCTCCCGCGAAGAAATTTTCACCGCCTTGCGCGGCATCGGTTACGACGGCCAGGACCGCTCCATCGACGTGCGCATCTCGCGCATCCGTCCAAAAATCGGCGACGACCCGGACCATCCACGCCTGATCAAAACCGTGCGCAGCAAAGGTTATCTGTTCGTGCCGGAAGCCTGCGCAGACCTGCCGCTGTGA
- a CDS encoding response regulator gives MKLLVVEDEALLRHHLQTRLTDSGHVVESVANAEEALYQTEQFNHDLAVIDLGLPGMGGLDLIRQLRSSGKTFPILILTARGNWQDKVEGLAAGADDYVVKPFQFEELDARLNALLRRSSGFTQSTITAGPLLLDLNRKQATLDEQPLALTAYEYRILEYLMRHHQQVVAKDRLMEQLYPDDDERDPNVIEVLVGRLRRKLEGPAGFKPIDTVRGLGYLFNERCT, from the coding sequence ATGAAATTGCTGGTTGTCGAAGATGAAGCGCTATTGCGCCATCACCTGCAAACTCGCCTGACGGATAGCGGCCACGTGGTCGAATCCGTGGCCAACGCCGAAGAGGCGCTGTACCAGACCGAGCAATTCAACCATGACCTGGCGGTGATCGACCTCGGCCTGCCGGGCATGGGTGGCCTCGACCTGATCCGCCAATTGCGCTCGAGCGGCAAGACCTTCCCGATCCTGATCCTCACCGCGCGCGGCAACTGGCAGGACAAGGTCGAAGGCCTCGCCGCCGGCGCCGACGACTACGTGGTCAAGCCGTTCCAGTTCGAAGAACTCGACGCGCGGCTGAATGCCTTGTTGCGGCGTTCCAGCGGTTTCACCCAATCGACGATCACCGCCGGGCCGCTGCTGCTCGACCTCAATCGCAAGCAGGCGACCCTCGATGAACAGCCGCTGGCGCTGACCGCCTACGAGTACCGGATTCTCGAATACCTGATGCGCCATCACCAGCAAGTGGTGGCCAAGGACCGCCTGATGGAACAGCTCTACCCGGATGACGACGAGCGCGATCCGAATGTCATCGAAGTGCTGGTCGGCCGCTTGCGGCGCAAACTCGAAGGCCCGGCCGGGTTCAAGCCGATCGATACCGTGCGCGGCCTCGGCTACCTGTTCAACGAGCGCTGCACTTGA